CAGGTCGGCAACTGCGGATCTCCCATCGAAACCGACGTCGGCTGGCTGGTACTCACCCACGGCGTCGGGCCGATGCGCCGTTACGCGATCGGCGCGCTCCTGCTCGACCTGTACAGACCGGAGCGGGTCGTCGCGCACCTGCCCGGTGTGCTCCTGGCACCCGATGAGAACGACCGGGACGGGTACGTACCCAACGTCGTCTACTCCTGCGGGGCGCTCATCCACGACGGTGAGCTGTGGTTGCCGTACGGGGCGAGTGACGCCCGGGTGGGTTTCGCGACCGTGCCGGTGCCCGCTCTCCTCAACGCGATGGTGGAAGGCCCCACCGCCGGGTGACCGGGGTGGGTGAGCGCGTGTCCGACAGTGGTGCCGGGTGGGAGGGCGTACTCGGCACGTGAGGATCGCGGCGGGGCACGGTAGCCTCGGGCTCGCCCTACCGTGCTCCTACGATCGGGGAGGACAGGGGGAGGTGCAGCGTGGTCGACGTCGGTGAGGTGGTGCGTTGGCTGCAGCTCAACGCGCCCCGTGGCGGGCCGGACGAGCTGTCTCAGCTGGTCGCCCGTGCGGCCCCCGCCATCAACGCCAGCGAGATCGTGATCTATCTGGCCGACTACACGCAGTCCCTTCTCGTGCCACTGCTCGGCGCGGGTCTCGTCCGGGACGAGCTGTCGATCGAGACGACCCTCGCGGGCCGGGCCTTCACCAACCTCGACATCCAGCGCGCGCCCGACAACCCGGATCGGGTCTGGGTGCCCCTGCTGCTCGGGTGTGAACGGATGGGCGTAATGGAGGTCGTCTCGCCGGCAGCCGCCGACGAGGCCATGGACGGGCCAGCCTGGGAGGTGGCGGTCAACGTCGCCCAGATCCTGGTCAACCGCCGGCTCTACGGTGACGTGGTCGAGCGGATGCGGCGCCGTCTCCCGATGCAGGTCGCGGCCGAGATCGTGTGGGGCCTGCTGCCGCCGCTGACCTTCGCCACCGACGACCTGGTGATCACCGCCATCCTCGAACCGTGCTACGACGTCGGCGGCGACATCTTCGACTACGCGTTGAACGACGACGTGCTCAGCGTCGGGCTCTTCGACACCTGCGGGCACGGCATCAAGGCGAGCACCCTGGCCTCGCTGGTGGTCAGCGCGTACCGCAACGCCCGCCGGTGTGGCCTCGACCTGGTCGACACGGCGATCAGCATCGACCGGTGGGTGCGTTCCGAGCACCCGAACTTCTTCGCGACCGGGCTGCTCATCGAGTTGGACCGCCGGACCGGTCGACTGAGCATGATCAACGCGGGTCATCCCGGTGCCATGTTGCTGCGCGACGGCAAGGCCATTCGGGAGTTGCCGGGGCCGACCGCGTTGCCGCTCGGCCTGGGCCACCTGACCCCTCGGCGCCCGCGGGTGCACGTCGAGGATCTGCACCCGGGCGACCGCATCCTCGGCTATACCGACGGCATCACCGATGCGCGGAGCGCGGACGGGGAGCAGTTCGGGCTGGACCGGCTCGTCGACTTCGTCAACCGTGCTCTCAACGACCGGCTGCCCAGCCCGGAGACGATGCGTCGCCTGGTACGCGCAGTCGTCGGCTACCAGGACGACAGACTTGAGGACGACGCGACCGCCCTCTTCGTGGAGTGGCGGCCGCCGCACCTGCCGCTCGCGCATCTCCGCAACCTCGCCGCGGCCCGCGCCTGACCGCACCAGTGGGATTTTGCACTCGCAGTGCACTTGTCTCCGTTTGCGGTGCTGTCTAGCGTCACCTCATGGCTGACTCATGGACCTTCGCCGTCGCGCGTGACGACCTCGGGCAGACCACGCTCGTCGATGGCGCCACGCCCGCTGTGGCTGATGGCGAGGCGCTGCTGCGCGTGGACCGCGTCGGCCTCACCGCGAACAACGTGACCTATGCGGTGCTGGGCGAGTCGATGCGCTACTGGCAGTTCTTTCCGCCGGCGAGCCGTGGGCTCGGGCCGCAGTGGGGGCTCCCGCCGCTCTGGGGCTTCGCCGAGGTGGTCGCGTCGACGGTTGCGGGGGTCGAGGTGGGGCAGCGGGTCTACGGTTACCTTCCGCCCGCGGGTCACCTGCTGGTGCGGCCGGACCGGGTGGACACGTCCGGCTTCCGCGACGCGAGCCCGCACCGGGCGGAGCTGCCATCGCCGTACAACGCGTACCGGTCGACCACCGGCGACCCGGCGTACCAGCCCGACCAGGAGGATCTGCTGATCCTGTTCCGGCCGTTGTTCTTCACCTCGTTCATGCTGGCCGACCAGGTCGTCGACAACGACTTCTACGGTGCCGAGGCGCTGCTGGTGTCGTCGGCGTCGAGCAAGACCGCGTACGCCGCCGCCTTCGAGCTGCGCGGGCGCGGACCGCGCCTGGTCGGGCTCACCTCACCCGGCAACCTGGCCTTCACCCGGTCGCTCGGCTGCTACGACGAGGTCGTCTCGTACGACGACATCAGCACCCTCGACGCGGTCCCGACCGTCTACCTCGACCTGTCCGGCGCGCCCACGACCCGTGCCGCCCTGCGTCGGCACCTCGGCGATCGGCTCGTCCGGGACATCGCGGTCGGGCTCACCAACCAGACGCCGAATGCCGACGCCGCCGAGGAGGTGTTCTTCGCGCCGGTCCAGATGCGCAAGCGCAGCCACGACTGGGGCCGCGATGGGCTCGACCAACGGTTCACCGAGGCCTGGCAACGCTTCACGGCCGTTGTGAGCGGGTGGCTCGACGTCCAGGTCGGTGCCGGGCCGGAGGCTCTCCAGCACGCGTGGCTCGACGTGCTCGCGGGTCGTACGCCGCCGCGGGTGGGTCACGTCGTCCAACTGTGAGCGGTCGACGGCGCCGAGGTCAGGAGATGCTGGCGTCGGCGAGGTGGTGACGCAGCGTGGCCAACGATCGGGTGATCAGCCGGGAGACGTGCATCTGCGAGACACCGATCCGTTCGGCGATCTGGGCCTGGGTCAGGTTGCCATGGAAGCGCAGGCTCAGGATCTGGCGTTCGCGCTCCGGCAGCGTGGCGAGGGCCGGGCCGAGGGCGACGCGGATTTCGACGAGGTCGAACTCGTGGTCGTCGCCGCCGATGGTGTCCGCGAGTTCCCGGTTGCCGTCGACCCCGATCGGGGTGGACAGCGAGGTGGCCCGGTAGGCGCGTGCACCCTCCAGCCCTTCCAGGACGGTCTCCTCGGACACGTCGAGGTAGGACGCGATGTCGGCAACGGTCGGCGAGCGACCGATGGTCTGGGTCAGGGCGCTGTTCGCCGCGCTGATCGACAGTCGCAGCTCCTGGAGGCGGCGAGGCACGCGAACCGCCCAGGTGCGGTCCCGGAAGTACCGCTTGATCTCGCCGATGATGGTGGGAATGGCGTACCCGCTGAAGTCGACACCCCGGCTGTGGTCGAAGTTGTCCACGGCCTTGATGAGCCCGACCGAGGCGGTCTGGGCCAGGTCGTCGTCGGGTGCGCCGCGTCCGGAGTAGCGGCGTGCCAGATGCCGCGCGAGCGGCAACCATGCCTCGATGGCGCGGTCCCGCAGAGCTGGGCGGCGGGGGTCGTCAGCCGGGGTCGCCGCCATGGCGGCCAGAAGGTCGTCCGGGGTCTGGTCGCTGCTCCGCTGGCCGAGGTGGGTGCTGGTCGCTGTTCCGACGATGGTGGCCATGAGTGGGTCCTTCCCGGACATGCCCGTCGATCGAGTCGACCGGAAGATCTCCGAACCGGCTGCCGCCGGGGCGCATGTACGGGCAAAGATGCGCTGTCGCAAGGCCACGATCACGGGCCTCGCCACCGCGTCATGTCGTTCATTTGATGACCCGGACACTACCCGAAAGATTGATTAATTACTAGCCAAAAGTATGATCCCATACAGGTGGTTGACGCTCAACCAAGATCGGATCAGTCGCGCTGATCGGAGTCGTCGCCAGCGGTCGGGGCCTGCTGGGCAGGCTTCACCGCGAACGGGTGACGCAGCCGCCGCATGGCCTCCTCGCTGCCGTCGAAGGTCACCGCCGACCCGTCGAGCCCATCGGCGTTCGACGTGGCGAGAAACAAGGCGGGTCGACCGTTGTCGTTCGAAGTCATGCAGGATTCCTGTCTTCTGCTAAGGAGTGCGTCTGGGCGCCGGCAACTCGCGCCGTGCGACCCGGTGACGTTTCGGCGCTCACGCTGGCGCCCGATCAGGGTGTCTCGTTCACGGGCGAGCGCCCGGCGACACCGACACCTCGCACCATACCCGGCGTCGCCGCCCATCATGCGCCGCTGACAGCCCCCGGGTCGCATCCGGCCGACTGACGGCCCGAGAATTCTGTAATCCAACCCGCTGCCATCAGTCTCCGATCTTGAGGGCGGTCAGCGCGGGCGCCGCGCGGATGAGCACACAAGGAGTGACACCCATGTCGTCAGCCGGTCGAGCACTACCCGATACCGGGTTGGTCGTCGCGGCCCGGCAGGGCGACCAGCGCGCTCTCGACGACGTCGTCGCGGCCTCACTCCCGCTGGTCTACAACATCGTCGGGCGTGCGCTCCGCGGTCACGCCGACGTCGACGATGTGGTCCAGGAGACGTTGGTACGGGTGATCCGGTACCTGCCCGCGCTCAACGATCCGGCGGCATATCGGTCCTGGCTCGTGGCGATCACCATCCGACAGGTGCGCGACTGGGAGCAGCGCCGACGCGTCGCGCTCAACCGCGACGCCGGGCTCGACGTGATCCACAACGTGCCCGACCCCGCCTCCGACTTCGCTGGCATGACCATCCTCCGGCTCGGCCTAACCGACCAACGACGCGAGGTCGCCGAGGCGACCCGCTGG
The window above is part of the Micromonospora sp. LH3U1 genome. Proteins encoded here:
- a CDS encoding PP2C family protein-serine/threonine phosphatase; this translates as MVDVGEVVRWLQLNAPRGGPDELSQLVARAAPAINASEIVIYLADYTQSLLVPLLGAGLVRDELSIETTLAGRAFTNLDIQRAPDNPDRVWVPLLLGCERMGVMEVVSPAAADEAMDGPAWEVAVNVAQILVNRRLYGDVVERMRRRLPMQVAAEIVWGLLPPLTFATDDLVITAILEPCYDVGGDIFDYALNDDVLSVGLFDTCGHGIKASTLASLVVSAYRNARRCGLDLVDTAISIDRWVRSEHPNFFATGLLIELDRRTGRLSMINAGHPGAMLLRDGKAIRELPGPTALPLGLGHLTPRRPRVHVEDLHPGDRILGYTDGITDARSADGEQFGLDRLVDFVNRALNDRLPSPETMRRLVRAVVGYQDDRLEDDATALFVEWRPPHLPLAHLRNLAAARA
- a CDS encoding DUF2855 family protein, producing MADSWTFAVARDDLGQTTLVDGATPAVADGEALLRVDRVGLTANNVTYAVLGESMRYWQFFPPASRGLGPQWGLPPLWGFAEVVASTVAGVEVGQRVYGYLPPAGHLLVRPDRVDTSGFRDASPHRAELPSPYNAYRSTTGDPAYQPDQEDLLILFRPLFFTSFMLADQVVDNDFYGAEALLVSSASSKTAYAAAFELRGRGPRLVGLTSPGNLAFTRSLGCYDEVVSYDDISTLDAVPTVYLDLSGAPTTRAALRRHLGDRLVRDIAVGLTNQTPNADAAEEVFFAPVQMRKRSHDWGRDGLDQRFTEAWQRFTAVVSGWLDVQVGAGPEALQHAWLDVLAGRTPPRVGHVVQL
- a CDS encoding RNA polymerase sigma factor SigF; the protein is MATIVGTATSTHLGQRSSDQTPDDLLAAMAATPADDPRRPALRDRAIEAWLPLARHLARRYSGRGAPDDDLAQTASVGLIKAVDNFDHSRGVDFSGYAIPTIIGEIKRYFRDRTWAVRVPRRLQELRLSISAANSALTQTIGRSPTVADIASYLDVSEETVLEGLEGARAYRATSLSTPIGVDGNRELADTIGGDDHEFDLVEIRVALGPALATLPERERQILSLRFHGNLTQAQIAERIGVSQMHVSRLITRSLATLRHHLADASIS